GACGGCGAGCTGCTTCCCGTCAACGGCCGGAAACACGAACGCATCCGAATCGCAGCCCCTGCAGCCGGCGCAAGGCGTAGCGGCCGGGTCGAAGAAATTGTCGGGCAGTTTCAGCTTCTGTGCCGTTTCGCGCTCGTTCAGCGAAATGTCGCTCAGCTTGGAGAAGTTCAAATCGCCCACCGGCGAGCTGGTGGACGTGATCGTGATGTCGTTCTGCGCCGGGGACGTCACTTTGGTCGGCGGTGCACCATCCTCCTTTGCTTCGACCGGCGCGCTCAGCTTGCCGCTCAGCGCGTCCGCAATGGCGTCCCGGAACTCCTGCGCAATGTCGGACGATTTGAAGCGCAGGCAGAAGTTCATGATCTCAAAGTTGCCCTCGGAGAAATCGTTCGCCACGAACTGCCACGATTTGTCGTCCTTTTTCGTGTAGCAGATGTCCTCGGTGAGTGCGTGATTGAGACAAATCTTAAGCACCTGTTCGCGCCGCATCACCACTCTACAAGAGAAAGGCGCAACAGTGGGTTAGAAGCTAATAAAcgcaaaagcacacacacctcATAAACGCTTACCTTAGATTACCCGTCACTTTGTGCTTCAAAATCTTTACATCGCCAATGCCGCGCTCCTTCCACTCCGAGCTCACAAATCGATACAGCTTGGCACGGTGAGCGTACAGCACGTGCTCATCCTCTTCGCCGGTCTTCACGTCGATCTACGGAGTATAATTCGAAATAAACGAACATAAGAATTGGGGAGAAAGCAGATAGGGCCATAAACAAGCCGCACGCTTACCTTGTCCGGCAGTGGAATGACGGGTGCGAAGTAGGTATTGTTTTCCTCCTCCGTCACACTGTTGTCTCCGGCGGCTCCATCATCGTCCGCGCCATCGCCATCACCGCTCAGGGTGCGGCCGGGCGATTTCGGCTTGAAAACAAACCCAAACGTTGCTTTCTCCGGCGGTTCCAGCTTGCTAATTGCCGATGACGACGGTGTACCTACAACGGCCGGTCCATCACCAGCAGCCTTCGCCGCCACAGGAGCGTTCGGTGTCAGCTTCGAGCCGAAAGAAAGTCCTCCGCTCGGAGTCGGTAGTTCGAACTTGAAGGCGGGTTTATCGAGTGTGGaagtggtggcggcggcggcggcagccgTAGTGCCAGCCGTGGCCACCGTACTCGATGCACTTTGCGGTGGTTTCATTGGGTTGCCAAAGGAAAATCCTCCACCAAAgacgggctgctgctgttggggtGGCAGACTAGTCgcgctggtggtggtcgtgACAGTGCCGGTGGCCATTGCCGGACCGGTTGCGGGTGTTATGGTCGTGGACGAAGGTAAGCCAAAAGTGAATCCTCCGCCCGCTGCAAAACTGATCTTCGGCGCTGTGTCTGTCGACCCCTTCAGTAATCCACCCGCTGCGCCGCCAGCGGACTTCTTCGGTACCGTATCGTCCTTCGGACTTTCACAGCTCATGCAGTACAGCGCGTcggcaccgttggaaaggtaGCACCCGTTGCAGGTCCACGATCCGGGTTTGGGTTTGAACTGATCGCCGAATCCGCCGCCACCGCTGGACGCTCCTTTTGCAACCGGGGTTGATGTAACCGGCGCAGGTTTGGCCGGTTGCTCTTGCAGTGGTTTCTTCGTGTTAGCCGCCGACCCGAACGTAATCGGTGTCACTGTTACGGAGGATGAGGGCATGCCGAAGGTAAATTTGCTCGCTGCCTCCGTCGGCGGTGCTAGGTTGCCAAACAGACCGCCGGACAGAGATGGTTTCTGTTCTTCCTTTTTCGATGGATCGCGCGGCCCATTGCACGCGACGCACTGGGCCGTGTCAGCCTTGTTGTTTACGTAGCAACCAGGGCAGTCCCAGCTGCCCGTCTTTGGCTTGAAGAGATCTCCGAAACCGCTGGCTGTCTTCGCGCTGCCCCCAGCAGCAGGAGCGCCGGCAATCGAACCCGGGAGGGCTTTCTGTACCGCCGCTACAAACCGATCGCGCTCGTCAGCAGTCTTAAACTGTGCCATAAAGCTGATCGGTCCCGTTACTGCTGGATAAGTGGAGTCTTGTTGAACGGTCCAGCTGCAGGCGGTTTTATCGCTAGCCTTGATCTGCACCTCCTTGCTCAGGACGTGATTTAGATAGACGGTGGTGTTTGCCCCGTTGCGCATCAGCAATCGCACGGCCGACTGCGATGTAAGCAGCCGCAGCTGACCGTTGCTAACGCCACAATCGATCCACATGCCAGCCTGCTGCtccttgcgcttcagcccgacTACATTCGTTTCGTGGGCACAGCTAAAATCGCGCTCCTCAAAGCCAAGGGAGGGGGCGCCGGCAAcaacaccgccaccaccgaaAATGTTTCCAAACGGTGAAGACGCACTGCCACCGGGCGTTTGCGCTTTGAAGGTAAAGGACGCGAACGGACTCGGCTTAGCATCGGTGCCGCCCTGTACGGTGGACGACGTCGGAGTGCTATCCGGGCCCTTGGCGCCCGCCTTCGCACCGACCACCGCGGGCGGTGTGTAGTTCTTCGCGAACGAAAACTCTCCGAACGGTTTTGCGGTTGCTTGCGACTGAaccggcgctgctgctgccggtgtgCTGCTCGCGGCCGACGACTTTGGTGTGCTGCTGTACGCGAAGCTGCCCATCGTGGCAGGCGGCGGGGCGGCTGAGGACTGCTGGTCGCCGCTTGCCGCCCGCAGACGGGCCACCTCGTCTCGGGCCGCTACAAAGGCGGCGTAAAACTCGTTCGCCAGCGCGGCGGTACCGAAACGCGCGCAGAACGATTCCTTCCGCGGCTCCTCGTCGGCAAAGTCCATTGCGGCCCAGATGTAGCACTCCTTGCGCTTCTCCATCGGCTTGATGATCAGCTCGGGCGTGATGTAGTGATTGGCACAGATCTTGTGCACCTGCTCGCGGCGCATCACGATGCGATACTTGCTGCGGTCGGCCTTCGAGCGCAGTATCTTCAGCTCGCCCAGCCCGCGCTCCTTCCACTCGCGGTCGACCAGCCGGAGCAGCTTGGAGCGGCCGGTGAAAATTtgctcctcgtcctcctcgccCGTCCGCACCACGATCTCGTCCGGCAGCGGTATGATCGGCTGGAAGTCGGGCCGCGGATCGTACTCCGCACTGCCCGACACGTTCTTGTCgtcatcgtcctcctcctcgtcagCCTGGTTCGCTTCGGCCGCCATCTTGGCCGGGGAAACCATGTTGGCGAAGAACGAGGGCGTAAGTGCCGCGGCGGGGGCAGTCGCCGGAGCAGGCGCGGGCGCTGCCGGTTTGCTGTTTGTCAGCCCACCGGTCGAAACGATCGAGGGCATCGGGAATTTGGTGTTGGCAGCCGGGGAAACCATTTCCAGCTTCGGTGCGTTGCTGTTACCCGTCGTGCCCTGCGCAATGCTGGCGCCAGTGTTGCTGTGCTTGATGTGCTGCGGCGGAATGGTTACGCTGTAGGTTGGCTGCACAGCAGCACCGGCGGCAAACGTGGAGCTGTTGACGCTGGGCGGAGGGGGCAGCGGGTCTGAGCTGGTGATGACCACGTTCACTGGCGCCCCGCCCTTCAACTCGACGCTGGACGTTATGTGCGCTGGCAGAATGTTGGACACGGACGGTGTCGAAGTTTGGGCCATGAACGAGTTGTTGTAGGTGCTGTTCCAGCTGCTCAGCAGTGCCGGCGTTTGAAGCGATTGCTCAATCGAAAGGTTGGCACTGGCAGCAGATTTCGGGGCTGGCGCCACCATCTGGGACACTGCTGTCGGGGTGGAATGCATCACCGGAGCGACCTGTGACTCAGGCTGAGGAGCAACGGGCGGTGGTGGAACAGCTTGCTGGAAGCCGGGCAGATGATAACCGCCGCCGGCAGCAGGGGAACCGCCCGCAGCCACCAAAAGATTGTCCGGGTGATGCTGGTAGGCGGCCGAGTGCATCGGCGAAGCACCCATAGCACCCGTCATCGGATGACCGCGGGGTGTTAgcatctgttgctgctggtggtgttgctgctgctgctgctgctgctgctgatgttgctggaTCTGGCCGGGCATGTAGCTCTGGTACGCATTCGCGCCGTACAGCGTGTGGTAAGGCAGAGCGGACGCTGGTTGTTGCGGTGTCCCCATACCAACGCCACCCATGACCGGAGCGCGGGCCGCAGCTGCGGCAGCCGCGGCCGCATGCTGGTAGGCCAGCGCAGATGCGGAACTCTGCAGCTCATCCATCATGTACATATCGTTCATGGCCTGCacggccgctgccgctgccgctgcgcTCACCGAGGCCGAATCGTTCACGCCCATCGGTGTGGACGTTGCCGTTGCATTGGGCGCTCCCCCCTTCGCCTCCGTTGGTTTGCGGTAGATGTTTTCCTCGATCTTTACCAGCCGATCCTGCATGTCGCCTACATCGTTGCGAATGCCGAGCACGTCCTCCTTCACGAACGTGAGCGTTTCCATCATCTGGCGCATCAGTGCCTCCAGATCGTTCGTCTTGGAGAGACACAACGAGGCGGCGGCTGTAGCAGCGGCAGAAGCCGCGTCCCGTTCGCTAATGCTCCGCGACAGAGCGGCAGCCacacccccaccaccaccaccgcttgCCATCCCCGGGTTGGTCATGGAGGATGTGAAGGACTGGAAATGATCGCTATCATCAGCGCTGGCACCGATCGCACCGTTGGCCGAGGTGTTCAAACTTCCGTCTAACGAATCGTTCGCGAACGAGAGTCGCTTGATCTCGCTTTGCACCACGTAGTTGAGCGGATGATTGCGCTCCACGTACGGCAGCTCCAGGTACCGCTGGGTCTGGCGGATACATTCACGCGCCCGCTCGGAGTAAAACTTCTTCGACTTCAGCGGTGTCTTGTTCTGTTCGTCCAGCTTCTTGAAGGCCTCGGCGCGGAAGTACGCCGCAAACGGTAGCGGAATGCCACCGAAGTCCTGCGTGAACTCTTCATACCGGCCGTGCTTGAAGTACACGCCGGCCAGGAAGGTGATGGCCGACTCCGCCAGCTTCGCCAACTCCTGCTGGCAGTCGTACGATTTGGCAGCATACTTGAAGAACAGCCCGGAACCGTACCCAGTCGATGCGCCTCCGTCCATGCCGCCACCGTACGACGACTCGGCGCGCATCTTCCACAGCAGCACCCCGGCACGGTAAACGGCTTCCGCGCGCGTTTCCACGTAGCGCCGCTCCTCGGCCTTTATCAGCGTCGAGGCCGCCGCTCGCTTCGCAAGCACTTGGCCAAGcttcagcagcaccatcacgtCGCAGAGCGGGGCGTCGGTGCCACGGATCGCCTGTATGCCGTGCTCCAGCAGCTGCCGCTGTTCGGCCACGCTGGCCGCCGCCTCCTTGGCCGTGCTGCTCTTGATCAGGTTGTATGCTACGCTCCACCAATCGATCTTGTTGTCCTCGCACAGCAGCGGCATAAGATTGGCCGCCGGCAGGAACGCGGGCCGGCCCTGCTGCTGGCTAAGCTGGCGATTGCCGTCCAGGTTGCTCTGGGCGATGAGAATGCAGCAGTACAGGAACGAATCCATGTCGAGCTGATTCAGCGTTTCCAGATTGCTGTTGTTCAGATTGTTGGTGGAAAAGTTCAACCGCGGGAACGCTTTGCAGTGGAAGTCGGACAGATTTTCCACCCCAACCACGAGCCCCAGGTACACCAGATATGGCAACGAGGAGGGGTACAGTGATTGGGCCAGCTCCACGTGCAGCTCCAGCTGTTCGCGCTTCGGCAGCACATACTGTGGCTCACCGAACGCGACACCGTCCTTCACGAAGTAGCCGCTGGACGTTGCCTTGGACGACAGATCGCCGGAGGTGTAAAGCGCTCGCGCCACACTCTGACGCCAGCCGGGATCGGAACAGAGTTGGCGAATCTGGTGGAAGATTAAAGCACATGAATCAAATTAGAATGTAACAACTCGCAACCGCGCGGACGCAATCGTCTATCCTACCTGGTTCACTAGATCATCCGCCGTTGTCCACACCTTCGACTCGGTGACGCTCTGTATTTGGGCCAGCACGGACACGTCCGGACCGTCCTCCACACACGACACCAGCGTGCTGCCGGCCTGGCAGCACCGGAACGCCGCCTGCTTGCTCCAAAAGCCCACCAGATGGCGGGCCATCTCGCTGCTCTGCTTCAGCCACGATTCGTCCGGATCGGGGACGCCGCACTGGTACGCCATCAGCAGCAGTGCCAGACACTTTTTGCTCGTATCTCGCGCCCGCCCTCCGCCTCCCCCCGCGCCCCCGGTCTGATCCTGCGCCGCCTTGAACAGCAGCGCGGCCGagtacagcagcagctggcccCGGTAGTGGCGCAGGTACGCATCGGCCATCTGCTTCTGCGGTGCCGCATTGCGACCCTTCTCCGCCACCTGCAGCAGCGTCTGGTCGAGCTTGAACAGCTTCTGGGCGATTTCCTTCAGATTGCTGCGCTTGATCGTTTCCATCGTGGAGTCCGCCAGCAGGTTCAGGTAGATCTGTCGGTCCAGCACGAGCGCCTGCAACAGGTAGTAGTTCCAGTGCTTCTGTTTGCCCCCCTCGACCGGCGCTTCGGCGAACTTGGCGAGCATGTTGGCTACGCCGTTCGTCCACTCGCTCGACTGCATGAACGGTTCGCAAAACTTCATCTCCAGCTCGAAGCAGTACTTGAACGCTTCGTCCAGCTTTTTCTCCTCGAGCAGGTGGTCCACCAGCCGGACGCGCAGCAGCGGATCGAGCGGCCGGGCCAGCACCTCCTTCAGTATGATGTCCTTCACCAGCTTGCTGTCCGCGCCGGCGTCCTTGTTCGCGACCTTCAGCTTCAGATTGAGCACCGCCTCGTGATTGATGCGCTCGGATTCGGCCAAATCGCACCAGTGCTTCGCCTTCGACAGGTGCTTGGTGAGATTGTcgtccatcagcagcagcttgcACACGTCCGTGATCAGGCCGGTTTGCTTCGAGTCGAGCTGCAGCGACCGCTGGTAGGACGTGATCGCCCGGTCGAACTTTTTCTGCTTCTCGTAGCACTGGCCGAGCAGTTTGTGTGCCGGTGCACTGTCTTCCTGCACCGACAGATAGCAGGACAGCCAGTGCTCCGCGCTCGCATATTCGTTTAGCTTGAAGTACTGCCGCGCGATAGCCAGTCCCCGTAGGTAGCGCTGGAGGAAGTGCGAGGCAAAGAGAACAGGTAAAAATGTGGAACACAATACCGGCCGTGAAATTAATCGGTTCttatgtgtgttggtgtgttttaATAAATCGATCAATTGGTCTTGGAGTGTAAAGAATGACAGCCAGCCGAAGCGAACCTTCGCTTGAACCACTGACCGACCTAACCTCAATTGTTGCGTTTCGCGGTAATGCGTCAAATAGCGATGCTATCCGCGTTCTGGCTGAGCATTGCTGTCGACCGCCACTGCGGAAAGCCGCAGGTTCCGGTTGCCTCAGTcaacaattaaaaataataaataaaaaagagctaCAAAGCCGACGGGAATTGTTTCACAGTTCCATCGTCTATCGACCAAGCACAGCGCAACAATGATCTTtcgagaagcaaaaaaaaaaagaagaaaaacgcacGCAAGTCACCGCAAGAGGACCGTCGCTCGCGCTCCCCCTCCCAAGAACTCTTACCTCGTTTTCCGGCAGCTTGTTGAGCGACGTTTTCACATGCCGATCAATGTCCTTTTTCGTTGAGAACATTTTGTTCAGACGATTTGGCTCTCCTGTTGTTTTCCCTTTCTATCAATAAGCAGCGAGCATCAGGTCCGTGGAGGAATTTTCACGGCGACGACACGACGCAAATTGAGACGGC
This is a stretch of genomic DNA from Anopheles merus strain MAF chromosome 2R, AmerM5.1, whole genome shotgun sequence. It encodes these proteins:
- the LOC121589373 gene encoding E3 SUMO-protein ligase RanBP2 → MFSTKKDIDRHVKTSLNKLPENERYLRGLAIARQYFKLNEYASAEHWLSCYLSVQEDSAPAHKLLGQCYEKQKKFDRAITSYQRSLQLDSKQTGLITDVCKLLLMDDNLTKHLSKAKHWCDLAESERINHEAVLNLKLKVANKDAGADSKLVKDIILKEVLARPLDPLLRVRLVDHLLEEKKLDEAFKYCFELEMKFCEPFMQSSEWTNGVANMLAKFAEAPVEGGKQKHWNYYLLQALVLDRQIYLNLLADSTMETIKRSNLKEIAQKLFKLDQTLLQVAEKGRNAAPQKQMADAYLRHYRGQLLLYSAALLFKAAQDQTGGAGGGGGRARDTSKKCLALLLMAYQCGVPDPDESWLKQSSEMARHLVGFWSKQAAFRCCQAGSTLVSCVEDGPDVSVLAQIQSVTESKVWTTADDLVNQIRQLCSDPGWRQSVARALYTSGDLSSKATSSGYFVKDGVAFGEPQYVLPKREQLELHVELAQSLYPSSLPYLVYLGLVVGVENLSDFHCKAFPRLNFSTNNLNNSNLETLNQLDMDSFLYCCILIAQSNLDGNRQLSQQQGRPAFLPAANLMPLLCEDNKIDWWSVAYNLIKSSTAKEAAASVAEQRQLLEHGIQAIRGTDAPLCDVMVLLKLGQVLAKRAAASTLIKAEERRYVETRAEAVYRAGVLLWKMRAESSYGGGMDGGASTGYGSGLFFKYAAKSYDCQQELAKLAESAITFLAGVYFKHGRYEEFTQDFGGIPLPFAAYFRAEAFKKLDEQNKTPLKSKKFYSERARECIRQTQRYLELPYVERNHPLNYVVQSEIKRLSFANDSLDGSLNTSANGAIGASADDSDHFQSFTSSMTNPGMASGGGGGGVAAALSRSISERDAASAAATAAASLCLSKTNDLEALMRQMMETLTFVKEDVLGIRNDVGDMQDRLVKIEENIYRKPTEAKGGAPNATATSTPMGVNDSASVSAAAAAAAVQAMNDMYMMDELQSSASALAYQHAAAAAAAAARAPVMGGVGMGTPQQPASALPYHTLYGANAYQSYMPGQIQQHQQQQQQQQQHHQQQQMLTPRGHPMTGAMGASPMHSAAYQHHPDNLLVAAGGSPAAGGGYHLPGFQQAVPPPPVAPQPESQVAPVMHSTPTAVSQMVAPAPKSAASANLSIEQSLQTPALLSSWNSTYNNSFMAQTSTPSVSNILPAHITSSVELKGGAPVNVVITSSDPLPPPPSVNSSTFAAGAAVQPTYSVTIPPQHIKHSNTGASIAQGTTGNSNAPKLEMVSPAANTKFPMPSIVSTGGLTNSKPAAPAPAPATAPAAALTPSFFANMVSPAKMAAEANQADEEEDDDDKNVSGSAEYDPRPDFQPIIPLPDEIVVRTGEEDEEQIFTGRSKLLRLVDREWKERGLGELKILRSKADRSKYRIVMRREQVHKICANHYITPELIIKPMEKRKECYIWAAMDFADEEPRKESFCARFGTAALANEFYAAFVAARDEVARLRAASGDQQSSAAPPPATMGSFAYSSTPKSSAASSTPAAAAPVQSQATAKPFGEFSFAKNYTPPAVVGAKAGAKGPDSTPTSSTVQGGTDAKPSPFASFTFKAQTPGGSASSPFGNIFGGGGVVAGAPSLGFEERDFSCAHETNVVGLKRKEQQAGMWIDCGVSNGQLRLLTSQSAVRLLMRNGANTTVYLNHVLSKEVQIKASDKTACSWTVQQDSTYPAVTGPISFMAQFKTADERDRFVAAVQKALPGSIAGAPAAGGSAKTASGFGDLFKPKTGSWDCPGCYVNNKADTAQCVACNGPRDPSKKEEQKPSLSGGLFGNLAPPTEAASKFTFGMPSSSVTVTPITFGSAANTKKPLQEQPAKPAPVTSTPVAKGASSGGGGFGDQFKPKPGSWTCNGCYLSNGADALYCMSCESPKDDTVPKKSAGGAAGGLLKGSTDTAPKISFAAGGGFTFGLPSSTTITPATGPAMATGTVTTTTSATSLPPQQQQPVFGGGFSFGNPMKPPQSASSTVATAGTTAAAAAATTSTLDKPAFKFELPTPSGGLSFGSKLTPNAPVAAKAAGDGPAVVGTPSSSAISKLEPPEKATFGFVFKPKSPGRTLSGDGDGADDDGAAGDNSVTEEENNTYFAPVIPLPDKIDVKTGEEDEHVLYAHRAKLYRFVSSEWKERGIGDVKILKHKVTGNLRVVMRREQVLKICLNHALTEDICYTKKDDKSWQFVANDFSEGNFEIMNFCLRFKSSDIAQEFRDAIADALSGKLSAPVEAKEDGAPPTKVTSPAQNDITITSTSSPVGDLNFSKLSDISLNERETAQKLKLPDNFFDPAATPCAGCRGCDSDAFVFPAVDGKQLAVVEVDDAPLPIDIRSVKPLPAAVPSSSPKKVTFGTISAGTMQPPAQLFGGGGVAGKPLAASEPTSGAGMFAGVAFKAPASSTTASSTTGSFLSAEQKASSSPFAASIFGGAQQPPSSTTVTDPAAASAGSNKFAFGSSTPLGSAATGGSIFSASLNTTPKTSFVSPAPTSTVTAVGTGAQVTSSTDSKKDGASTATTGSSPLLQPASLTTPPSAKSAESGGKLFSGFGGGAGFGSAGSTTNIFGGGNIFGSNATNSIAAATTASNSSNSTSTPTLTAGGVANNTSTLFGSVAFGDPGKPSVFGGSGFTFGSLAKQSPAGGANSSISTALKNNSDAPSIFKMDDSVSFATLASSNSPAFSSSTKQADDGTAKPAGGFVGLTVKEDFFSRSATAKLNSSTDGTNSSQTNNNNGNADDGAGGEDGGGAAGGGDENYDPYYAPVIQLPDEIEVRTGEEEETKLFGERAKLYRFDATTKEWKERGVGELKILHHPVRNTYRLLLRREQIFKLVLNHAVTADLSIAPMNNSDKAFAWGAMNHAESPGQLEQLAVRFKNEAIASEFRSTLERCQEQLRSRPDLEPDQD